The following are encoded together in the Candidatus Margulisiibacteriota bacterium genome:
- a CDS encoding nucleotidyltransferase domain-containing protein encodes MLNQNEIDKIVGVIKDKAKPNKIYLFGSYAYGKATEKSDLDLLVVDDSNRDKNRLALEISKSLFPRNFGLDLIVASSEEIQKKQKRQLGFWIEIMAKGKKVYERS; translated from the coding sequence ATGTTAAACCAAAATGAGATCGATAAAATAGTTGGGGTCATTAAAGATAAGGCCAAACCAAATAAAATTTATTTATTCGGCAGTTATGCTTACGGCAAAGCCACGGAAAAAAGCGATCTGGACCTGCTGGTGGTTGACGATTCAAACCGGGATAAAAACCGGCTGGCGCTGGAGATCAGCAAGTCCCTCTTTCCGAGAAATTTTGGACTTGATTTAATTGTCGCTTCTTCCGAAGAAATTCAGAAAAAACAGAAAAGACAGCTTGGTTTTTGGATAGAAATCATGGCAAAAGGCAAAAAGGTATATGAGCGAAGCTGA
- a CDS encoding HEPN domain-containing protein, with protein MSEADFKEWILLANHDADTADLLIKQRGHADVIIYHIHQAVEKLLKALLIKAGGTFEKTHFLDKLLAKTIEFYPELSKHEESILAINLYLPKLRYPYGDVIEFKEAEDTYKKFTDIKQAVLKLLGK; from the coding sequence ATGAGCGAAGCTGATTTCAAAGAATGGATTTTACTGGCTAACCATGACGCCGATACGGCTGATTTGCTTATAAAGCAGAGAGGACATGCCGATGTTATAATTTATCACATTCATCAAGCCGTTGAAAAGCTGCTCAAAGCTCTGCTTATTAAAGCCGGCGGAACTTTTGAAAAAACTCACTTCTTGGATAAATTGCTGGCTAAAACCATTGAATTTTATCCTGAATTATCGAAGCACGAAGAAAGCATTCTGGCTATTAATCTTTATCTGCCAAAATTGCGCTATCCCTATGGAGATGTAATTGAATTCAAAGAAGCGGAAGATACTTACAAAAAGTTTACAGACATCAAACAAGCCGTATTAAAACTGCTAGGCAAATAA
- the hisI gene encoding phosphoribosyl-AMP cyclohydrolase — translation MDINVIKFNAEGLVPVIAQDYKDGAVLMLAYMNKESLQKTLATKEMVYWSRSRKVLWHKGDTSGHIQKVKELYYDCDADAILAKIEQVGDIACHTGNRSCFFNKIL, via the coding sequence ATGGATATAAATGTCATCAAGTTTAATGCGGAAGGTTTGGTCCCGGTCATTGCCCAAGACTACAAGGACGGGGCGGTGTTGATGCTCGCTTACATGAACAAGGAGTCGCTCCAGAAGACGCTGGCGACGAAAGAGATGGTCTACTGGTCGCGGTCAAGAAAAGTCCTCTGGCATAAGGGGGATACTTCCGGCCACATCCAGAAAGTGAAGGAACTATATTACGACTGCGACGCGGATGCGATCCTGGCTAAGATCGAACAGGTCGGCGACATCGCCTGCCATACCGGCAACCGGAGCTGTTTCTTTAACAAGATCTTATAA
- the uvrA gene encoding excinuclease ABC subunit UvrA codes for MDKIVIKGAREHNLKDINLEIPRNKFVVFTGLSGSGKSSLAFDTIYAEGQRRYVESLSAYARQFLEQMQKPDVDSIDGLSPAISIDQKSPPRNPRSTVGTVTEIYDYMRLLFANIGIPHCPKCGRKIERQTPQQIVDIILHDLTGKPIVVLAPSIRGRKGEYKELFADIAKDGFIRVRVDGKIREIGEVPALNKKLKHDIEIVVDRLAATVQNRKRLNESVETALKYGNGLMIVSHGEGKKRKDELYSEKFACPHCGTSLDEITPRIFSFNSPYGACPKCSGLGNKLEFDPDLIVPDRNLTLAEGALAPWGEAASYYLQKLEAVGQAYNFDLNTPWKKLTKEQQNIIFNGSKKPIKFKYAMERSYWEHEGEYDGIVNNLRRRYLETKSENVRFALYRYMSAVKCSDCGGQRLRPESLAVKIGGQSIAEVSGRPIKRIMAFIDSLTLTEREGIIAKQIVKELKSRLKFLVDVGLDYVTLSRESASLSGGEAQRTRLATQVGSGLVGVLYILDEPSIGLHQRDNRRLIETLFRLRDLGNTIIVVEHDEETMREADFLVDIGPGAGVHGGEIIATGGVTDIIKEERSITGHYLSGKSRIEIPCERKPGNGKFVTVKGAKHNNLKNIDVAFPLGLLTCVTGVSGSGKSSLVNDILYKALAKKYFRTIDKAGEHREITGLEEIDKVIIIDQTPIGRTPRSNPATYTGVFDHIRNLFALTQEARLRGYKLGRFSFNVKGGRCEACAGDGLVKIEMHFLPDVYVPCDVCKGKRYNRETMEVHYKGKSIFDVLDSTVEEALRIFENIPQIARKLQSLVDVGLSYIKLGQSATTLSGGEAQRVKLATELATRSTGRTLYLLDEPTTGLHFDDIKKLLEVLHRLVVTGNSVIVIEHNLDVIKTADHIIDLGPEGGEEGGRIVAQGTPEEVAKTPGSYTGKYLKKSLGVK; via the coding sequence ATGGACAAAATAGTCATCAAAGGTGCCCGGGAACATAATCTCAAGGACATTAACCTTGAGATCCCGCGCAATAAGTTCGTTGTTTTCACCGGCCTCTCCGGTTCGGGGAAATCGTCACTTGCTTTCGACACCATCTACGCCGAGGGACAGCGCCGCTATGTCGAGTCGCTCTCGGCCTATGCCCGCCAATTCCTCGAGCAGATGCAAAAGCCGGATGTCGACTCGATCGACGGTCTTTCGCCGGCGATCTCGATCGACCAGAAGTCGCCGCCGCGCAACCCGCGCTCGACCGTCGGCACGGTTACCGAAATTTATGATTATATGCGTTTGTTGTTCGCCAACATCGGCATCCCGCATTGCCCCAAATGCGGCCGCAAGATCGAGCGCCAGACGCCGCAACAGATCGTCGATATTATTCTGCACGATCTGACCGGCAAACCGATCGTCGTCCTGGCCCCGTCTATCCGCGGCCGGAAAGGGGAGTACAAGGAGCTCTTCGCCGATATTGCCAAGGATGGTTTTATTCGCGTCCGGGTCGACGGGAAGATCCGGGAGATCGGCGAGGTCCCCGCGCTGAACAAGAAACTAAAACACGACATCGAGATCGTCGTCGACCGGCTGGCCGCGACCGTCCAGAACCGGAAAAGGCTCAACGAATCGGTCGAGACCGCTTTGAAATACGGTAACGGCTTGATGATCGTCAGCCATGGGGAAGGGAAGAAGAGAAAAGACGAGCTCTATTCCGAAAAGTTCGCCTGTCCGCATTGCGGTACCTCGCTCGACGAGATCACGCCCCGCATCTTCTCTTTCAACAGCCCTTACGGCGCCTGCCCCAAATGCAGCGGTCTCGGCAACAAGCTGGAATTCGATCCCGACCTGATCGTCCCCGACAGGAACCTGACTTTGGCGGAAGGGGCGCTCGCCCCCTGGGGTGAGGCCGCTTCATATTATTTGCAGAAACTGGAAGCGGTTGGCCAGGCCTACAACTTTGACCTGAACACCCCCTGGAAGAAGCTGACCAAGGAACAGCAGAATATCATTTTTAACGGAAGCAAGAAGCCGATCAAGTTCAAATACGCCATGGAGCGGAGCTACTGGGAGCATGAGGGGGAGTATGACGGAATAGTCAACAATCTTCGCCGCCGCTATCTGGAGACCAAATCGGAGAATGTCCGCTTCGCCCTCTACCGTTACATGAGCGCCGTTAAATGTTCCGATTGCGGCGGCCAGCGGCTCCGGCCGGAAAGTTTGGCGGTCAAGATCGGCGGCCAATCGATCGCCGAGGTCTCCGGCCGGCCGATCAAGCGGATCATGGCTTTCATCGATAGCCTGACCCTGACCGAACGGGAAGGGATCATTGCCAAGCAGATCGTCAAAGAGCTGAAGTCGCGCCTCAAGTTCCTGGTCGATGTCGGCCTCGATTACGTCACCTTGTCCCGTGAATCGGCCAGCCTCTCCGGCGGGGAGGCGCAACGGACCCGCCTGGCGACCCAGGTCGGCTCCGGACTGGTCGGGGTCCTTTATATTCTCGACGAACCGTCGATCGGGCTCCACCAGCGGGACAACCGCCGCCTGATCGAGACCCTCTTTCGCCTGCGCGACCTCGGCAACACGATCATCGTCGTCGAACACGATGAAGAGACGATGCGCGAAGCCGACTTCCTGGTCGACATTGGCCCGGGAGCGGGGGTCCACGGCGGCGAGATAATCGCCACCGGGGGAGTGACCGATATTATTAAAGAGGAGCGATCGATCACCGGTCACTATCTGTCCGGAAAGTCACGGATAGAGATCCCGTGCGAAAGGAAACCTGGTAACGGCAAGTTCGTGACGGTCAAGGGAGCCAAACACAATAATCTGAAAAACATCGATGTCGCTTTCCCGCTCGGTCTCCTGACCTGCGTGACGGGGGTCTCCGGCTCCGGCAAGAGCTCGCTGGTCAATGACATCCTCTATAAAGCGCTGGCCAAGAAGTATTTCCGGACGATCGACAAAGCCGGGGAGCACCGCGAGATCACCGGCCTCGAAGAGATCGACAAAGTGATAATTATCGACCAGACGCCGATCGGCCGGACCCCGCGCTCCAACCCGGCGACTTACACCGGCGTTTTCGACCATATCCGCAACCTGTTCGCCCTGACCCAGGAGGCGCGCCTGCGGGGCTACAAGCTCGGCCGCTTCTCCTTCAACGTCAAAGGGGGGCGCTGCGAAGCGTGCGCGGGCGATGGCCTGGTCAAGATCGAAATGCACTTTCTCCCCGATGTTTACGTCCCGTGCGATGTTTGTAAGGGGAAACGTTATAACCGGGAGACAATGGAGGTCCATTACAAGGGAAAAAGCATTTTTGATGTTCTCGACAGCACCGTCGAAGAAGCACTGCGGATTTTTGAGAACATCCCGCAGATCGCCCGCAAACTGCAAAGCCTGGTCGATGTCGGCTTGAGCTATATCAAGTTGGGCCAGTCGGCCACGACCCTCTCCGGCGGCGAGGCCCAGCGGGTCAAGCTGGCGACCGAGCTCGCCACCCGTTCGACCGGCCGGACCCTTT